A genomic stretch from Sulfurovum riftiae includes:
- a CDS encoding bifunctional folylpolyglutamate synthase/dihydrofolate synthase, translated as MQNFIDFLNEKPLYYKEIDHKRVHIAYDILKSHIKRPTTIHIIGTNGKGSTGRILAYLAYKKSTRYPLPATRLSVGHYTSPHILKFNERIWLNGEDVSDEVLEAAHQKLFGILGKELSDALSYFEYTTLLAFVVFENCDLMVLEAGLGGEFDATNVCDKELSVITPIGIDHQAFLGESIEEIAATKIRSIQKKALLAPQTYPEVVEVAEKIAEDVGATLVVAQREKDRRQEGTHKGHPYELKAIANAKGWPHFLTENAGVAMQALEILHIPYDMNDLKELELFGRFYPLTENIRIDVGHNPLAAKAIVEAMDAGTVLIYNSLDDKAYEEVLRILKPKLKRVEIIKIDSQRATILEDIEKALMQVDIPFSYFEKTEADETYLVFGSFYVIEAFLKCMR; from the coding sequence ATGCAAAATTTTATCGATTTTCTCAATGAAAAGCCGCTTTATTATAAAGAGATCGATCATAAGAGAGTACATATTGCATACGATATACTCAAATCTCATATCAAACGACCCACAACCATTCATATCATCGGGACAAATGGCAAAGGTTCTACCGGCAGAATATTGGCCTATTTGGCATACAAAAAATCTACCCGCTACCCGCTACCCGCTACCCGCTTGTCCGTAGGACATTACACTTCTCCGCATATTCTGAAATTCAATGAACGTATTTGGCTGAACGGAGAGGATGTGTCCGATGAGGTATTGGAGGCAGCACACCAAAAGCTGTTCGGTATTTTGGGAAAAGAGTTGAGTGATGCACTCTCCTATTTCGAGTATACGACACTGTTGGCATTTGTAGTCTTTGAAAACTGTGATCTGATGGTACTTGAAGCAGGGCTTGGTGGTGAGTTCGATGCGACCAATGTGTGTGACAAGGAGTTGTCGGTCATTACACCTATCGGAATAGACCATCAGGCTTTTTTGGGGGAATCCATAGAAGAGATCGCCGCTACGAAGATACGCAGTATTCAGAAAAAAGCGTTGCTTGCTCCGCAGACGTATCCTGAAGTGGTTGAAGTAGCGGAAAAGATTGCAGAAGATGTAGGGGCAACCCTTGTGGTTGCCCAGAGAGAAAAAGATCGAAGGCAGGAGGGTACCCACAAGGGGCACCCCTACGAATTGAAAGCGATAGCCAACGCCAAAGGCTGGCCCCATTTTCTGACTGAGAATGCAGGTGTAGCGATGCAGGCGCTTGAAATACTGCATATCCCCTACGATATGAATGACCTGAAAGAGCTGGAACTTTTCGGACGTTTTTATCCATTGACGGAAAATATCCGCATCGATGTAGGGCATAATCCTTTGGCGGCAAAAGCGATAGTGGAAGCTATGGATGCAGGTACAGTACTCATTTATAACTCTTTGGATGACAAGGCGTATGAAGAGGTACTGCGTATTCTGAAACCGAAGCTCAAGCGTGTGGAGATCATCAAGATCGATTCTCAGCGTGCGACGATACTTGAAGATATAGAGAAAGCCTTAATGCAAGTGGATATTCCGTTTAGTTATTTTGAAAAAACAGAAGCGGATGAAACATATCTTGTGTTTGGATCGTTTTATGTAATTGAAGCATTTTTAAAGTGTATGAGGTAA
- the lptE gene encoding LPS assembly lipoprotein LptE: MRKKLFTLIALLFITACGYKPSSHMVSNIFADNIYVEVVVDRVEPENAPYVKDEMNRLVYTRFKGHLVPKDQAESQIRISYKGSTFTPLTYENGYVVRYRANIRAKFDMVTKQGKLSKTIVSVVEADIEPSSLASSALRTEAIRAGLEKALDEFLAYASAKGMLISEQSTANSEQ; encoded by the coding sequence ATGAGAAAAAAACTATTCACTTTAATAGCTTTGCTATTTATAACCGCTTGCGGTTATAAGCCCTCTTCCCACATGGTGAGCAATATTTTTGCTGACAATATCTATGTCGAAGTGGTCGTTGACCGGGTAGAACCGGAGAATGCACCTTATGTCAAAGACGAGATGAACCGTCTGGTCTATACACGTTTCAAAGGGCATCTCGTTCCCAAAGACCAGGCAGAGAGTCAGATACGTATCAGTTATAAAGGCAGTACCTTTACACCGCTGACCTATGAGAACGGATATGTTGTCCGTTACCGTGCCAATATCAGAGCAAAATTCGATATGGTGACCAAACAGGGAAAGCTCTCCAAGACCATTGTATCTGTTGTTGAAGCCGATATTGAACCAAGTTCTCTTGCTTCTTCGGCACTGAGGACTGAAGCGATACGTGCAGGATTGGAAAAAGCGCTTGATGAATTCCTTGCCTATGCCAGCGCAAAGGGAATGCTGATCAGTGAACAGAGTACAGCGAACAGTGAACAGTGA
- the leuS gene encoding leucine--tRNA ligase, producing MSYTPSEIEAKWQKKWEEEEAFEPSDSHEQKKKYILSMFPFPSGRLHMGHVRNYAIGDAFARYYRKQNFNVLHPIGWDAFGMPAENAAIKHGRHPKEWTYSNIDYMRKELNALGLSFSKTREFATCDELYTKHEQKFIIEMYEKGLLYRESTTVNWCESCHTVLANEQVEEGCCWRCDNEVQLKEMPGYYLDIINYADELLDDLEQLEGKWPSQVIAMQRNWIGKSQGLEFRFELSKESQEKLGGKFDGYTVFTTRPDTIYGVTYSALAAEHPITKYLVEHDLLSDEVVEKITEISNMTEVERAQQGKEGYPLGISVIHPLTGEEIPVWTANFVLASYGGGAVMAVPAHDERDFEFATKYGLPIKRVIQGGEELPYTGTGDLMESGRFSCVDSEEAKIAIINIMEEEGKGKGTTNYKLRNWGVSRQRYWGAPIPFVHCPSCGLVPEKVENLPVALPEDVEITGEGNPLENHPTWKHCSCPKCGADAIRETDTLDTFVQSSWYQFRYATNPKKWEAVGIDKADANYWLGVDQYIGGIEHAILHLLYARFFTKVLRDLGHHDIDEPFTRLLTQGMVLMDGAKMSKSKGNTVDPDALIEKYGADTARLFILFAAPPQKELEWNDSAVEGAFRFIKKLYDRRSKVTATTLPKIDHASLSKEAKLARVKVYEALQKSTDVYEKTFAFNTLIAACMEALNALDKQDNGEVWTEGMYIMLNLLEPIIPHAATELSEVLFERENFKAVLEVKEEVFVQDSILYMVMIGGKKRTEVEVSPSASNEEILAAAKEAGAKWLEGMSIVKEIVVPGKLVNLAVKPT from the coding sequence ATGAGTTATACCCCAAGTGAGATCGAAGCCAAATGGCAGAAGAAATGGGAAGAAGAGGAGGCATTTGAGCCGTCCGATTCCCATGAGCAGAAGAAAAAATATATCTTAAGTATGTTCCCTTTCCCCAGCGGACGACTGCATATGGGGCATGTGCGTAACTATGCCATTGGTGATGCCTTTGCCAGATACTACAGAAAACAGAATTTCAATGTCCTGCACCCCATAGGCTGGGATGCTTTCGGTATGCCTGCGGAAAATGCCGCGATCAAGCATGGCAGACACCCCAAAGAGTGGACCTACAGCAATATCGACTATATGCGCAAAGAGTTGAATGCTTTGGGACTTTCATTCTCGAAAACACGCGAATTCGCTACCTGTGACGAGCTCTATACCAAACATGAGCAGAAATTCATTATCGAGATGTATGAAAAAGGGCTGCTCTATCGTGAATCGACCACGGTCAACTGGTGTGAGTCATGCCATACGGTCCTGGCGAACGAGCAGGTCGAAGAGGGGTGCTGCTGGCGTTGTGACAACGAGGTACAGCTCAAAGAGATGCCGGGGTACTATCTTGACATTATCAACTATGCCGATGAACTGTTAGATGACCTGGAGCAGCTTGAAGGAAAATGGCCTTCTCAGGTCATTGCGATGCAGCGCAACTGGATAGGAAAATCGCAGGGACTGGAGTTCAGGTTTGAACTGAGCAAAGAGAGTCAGGAGAAACTGGGTGGCAAGTTTGACGGATATACTGTTTTCACGACCCGTCCCGATACGATCTACGGAGTGACCTATTCGGCACTGGCTGCAGAGCATCCCATTACCAAATACCTGGTCGAACATGATCTGTTGAGTGATGAAGTTGTAGAAAAGATCACCGAGATCAGCAATATGACCGAAGTGGAACGTGCACAGCAGGGGAAAGAGGGCTATCCGCTCGGTATTTCGGTAATCCATCCGCTGACGGGAGAAGAGATCCCTGTATGGACTGCGAATTTCGTACTGGCTTCTTACGGAGGTGGTGCGGTCATGGCAGTGCCGGCACATGATGAACGTGATTTCGAGTTCGCTACCAAGTATGGTCTGCCGATCAAACGTGTCATTCAGGGCGGAGAAGAGTTGCCTTATACCGGTACTGGTGACCTGATGGAAAGTGGTCGTTTCTCCTGTGTGGACAGTGAAGAAGCAAAAATAGCGATCATCAACATCATGGAAGAAGAGGGTAAGGGTAAAGGTACGACCAACTACAAACTCAGGAACTGGGGTGTCAGCCGTCAGCGTTACTGGGGAGCCCCTATTCCCTTCGTGCATTGTCCCTCCTGCGGGTTGGTACCTGAAAAAGTGGAGAACTTACCTGTAGCCCTGCCTGAAGATGTGGAGATCACCGGTGAGGGGAACCCGCTGGAGAACCATCCGACATGGAAACACTGTTCCTGCCCCAAATGCGGTGCCGATGCCATTCGTGAGACCGATACACTCGATACTTTCGTGCAGTCAAGCTGGTACCAGTTCCGTTATGCAACCAATCCGAAAAAATGGGAAGCGGTAGGCATTGACAAAGCGGATGCGAACTACTGGCTGGGTGTGGACCAGTACATTGGCGGTATCGAACATGCAATTCTGCATTTGCTCTATGCACGCTTCTTTACCAAAGTACTGAGAGATCTCGGTCACCATGATATCGATGAACCTTTCACAAGACTGTTGACGCAGGGAATGGTACTGATGGACGGTGCCAAGATGAGCAAGTCCAAGGGCAATACGGTCGACCCGGATGCACTCATAGAAAAGTATGGGGCAGATACGGCAAGACTTTTCATTCTCTTTGCTGCACCGCCGCAAAAAGAGCTGGAGTGGAACGATTCGGCGGTCGAGGGTGCTTTCAGATTCATTAAAAAGCTCTATGACAGAAGATCGAAGGTCACTGCTACGACACTGCCGAAGATCGACCACGCCTCTTTGAGCAAAGAAGCCAAACTGGCACGTGTCAAAGTCTACGAAGCACTGCAGAAATCCACAGATGTTTATGAGAAGACCTTTGCGTTCAATACGCTTATCGCTGCCTGTATGGAAGCGCTGAATGCCCTGGACAAACAGGACAACGGTGAGGTCTGGACAGAGGGGATGTACATTATGCTCAACCTGCTTGAGCCGATCATCCCCCATGCAGCTACAGAGCTGAGTGAAGTGCTTTTTGAAAGAGAGAACTTCAAGGCAGTATTGGAGGTCAAAGAAGAAGTGTTTGTTCAGGACAGCATCCTCTATATGGTCATGATAGGCGGCAAAAAACGTACGGAAGTAGAAGTATCACCGTCCGCAAGTAACGAAGAGATCCTTGCCGCAGCCAAAGAGGCCGGTGCCAAGTGGCTGGAAGGTATGAGTATCGTCAAAGAGATCGTGGTACCCGGGAAATTGGTTAACCTGGCGGTCAAGCCGACTTAA
- a CDS encoding neutral zinc metallopeptidase, whose amino-acid sequence MRMDDEQESRNVDDRRATTGKGGRLDMRTMMMLWPLIRPLFRSKLGLLIIGAGVAAYMMGYNPLALVGIDGPSAQPVNKAEDEKRAVFIKKVLKSTEDVWSQLLPRYGLRYKEPVMVLYRGYTQSGCGGAQSQMGPFYCPRDKKVYLDLGFFDELAKRHNAPGDFAQAYVLAHEIGHHVQDLQGILDKVQRAKQSWGGNSKKANALQVRVELQADCYAGIWGHYAQKKFHMLEPGDIDEALRAASAIGDDTLQREATGRVRPDAFTHGSSKQRVEWFKRGFVSGDLRQCDTFR is encoded by the coding sequence ATGCGCATGGATGATGAACAGGAAAGCAGGAATGTAGACGACAGGCGTGCAACGACCGGAAAAGGCGGCAGACTCGATATGCGGACGATGATGATGCTTTGGCCGCTCATCAGGCCGCTGTTTCGCTCAAAACTCGGACTGCTCATCATCGGTGCAGGGGTTGCTGCCTATATGATGGGCTACAATCCTCTGGCGCTCGTTGGTATCGACGGCCCCTCTGCTCAGCCTGTCAATAAAGCCGAAGATGAAAAACGTGCGGTCTTCATCAAAAAAGTGCTTAAAAGTACGGAAGATGTCTGGAGTCAGCTCCTACCCAGATATGGACTGCGTTACAAAGAACCGGTGATGGTACTCTATCGTGGCTATACCCAGAGCGGCTGTGGCGGTGCACAGTCCCAGATGGGTCCGTTCTACTGCCCAAGAGACAAGAAAGTCTATCTGGATCTGGGTTTCTTCGATGAGTTGGCAAAACGTCACAACGCTCCGGGCGATTTCGCACAGGCTTATGTACTGGCACATGAGATCGGCCATCATGTACAGGATCTTCAGGGTATACTGGACAAAGTGCAGCGTGCCAAACAGAGCTGGGGCGGCAACAGCAAGAAAGCCAATGCGCTTCAGGTAAGGGTGGAGCTGCAGGCAGACTGCTATGCCGGTATCTGGGGACACTATGCACAAAAGAAGTTTCATATGCTTGAACCCGGTGATATTGACGAGGCGCTGCGTGCCGCTTCTGCCATCGGGGATGACACTTTGCAGCGGGAAGCAACAGGGCGTGTCCGTCCGGATGCCTTTACACACGGTTCTTCCAAACAGCGTGTAGAGTGGTTCAAAAGAGGGTTCGTTTCGGGCGATCTTCGCCAGTGCGATACATTTAGGTAG
- a CDS encoding DNA polymerase III subunit gamma/tau, whose product MSLALARKYRPATFDDLIGQDSVSQTLSLALDGNRLSHAYLFSGLRGSGKTSTARIFAKALLCEEGTTSHPCGSCTHCVMAAENRHMDIIEMDAASNRGIDDIKDLIEHTKYKPSSARYKIFIIDEVHMLTTQAFNALLKTLEEPPDFVKFILATTDPLKLPATILSRTQHFRFKKIPQNLVLSHLEHIMNLEKVEYEKEALDIIARSGAGSLRDSLTLLDQAIVYSKNFVDLGTVTGMLGIIEPSLLEALLGDIVQKDTTKILEFIKLASDYEAEMILDELTLYLKELLLTGSGKLNPMIIERFFRVIAESKSLLALGSDGEFVLSLALFKMMEALEIKDIDTMIRGLEKELKGVEVSEIMVSTPVPDLSTPAEVITITEEDILPPKETESIQHSAFSVQKEEEVPETTAPSTESIQEEAKENSSSAKDHSEDSTRRVVSPTKEETVQNETQRIIENTVAQSTQQPTQEAVSSSTRESVASSPLNADKFRELVKKVYDRDYDLGSCFERNIEFESFTDNKLTWHSTAEEEDKKMLIQNWGLINMFVKDLFGYETKIVNIAKKKTDAPIPSTGSATVDPASSAPRSSVPEPAEGVEGRERVEEIKAVHNDTDSGSMIEDIEMKSSCIAPEAGETEAAKEKDPSTLLEEPMVKAAMELLNPKKVRIKRNT is encoded by the coding sequence GTGTCCTTGGCTCTAGCAAGAAAATACCGTCCTGCCACTTTTGACGACCTCATCGGTCAGGATTCCGTCTCACAGACCCTCTCTCTTGCACTTGACGGCAACAGACTCTCCCATGCCTATCTGTTCTCCGGTCTCAGAGGAAGCGGAAAGACCTCTACCGCCCGTATCTTCGCCAAAGCACTGCTTTGTGAAGAGGGAACGACCTCCCACCCCTGCGGCAGCTGTACCCACTGTGTCATGGCGGCGGAGAACCGTCATATGGACATCATAGAGATGGATGCCGCTTCCAACAGAGGTATCGACGATATCAAAGACCTCATCGAACATACCAAGTACAAACCAAGCTCTGCACGCTACAAGATCTTCATCATCGATGAAGTCCATATGCTGACAACCCAGGCCTTCAATGCGCTGCTCAAAACACTCGAAGAGCCGCCTGATTTCGTCAAATTCATTCTGGCCACGACCGACCCGCTGAAACTGCCTGCCACCATCCTTTCGCGTACACAGCATTTCAGATTCAAGAAGATCCCACAGAACCTTGTACTGAGCCATCTGGAACATATCATGAATCTTGAAAAGGTAGAGTATGAGAAAGAGGCGCTTGACATTATCGCGCGTTCGGGAGCCGGAAGTCTGAGAGACTCCCTCACCCTGCTCGATCAGGCCATTGTCTACTCCAAGAATTTCGTGGATCTCGGGACGGTCACAGGTATGCTGGGGATCATCGAGCCCAGTCTGCTTGAAGCACTGCTTGGTGATATCGTCCAGAAGGACACCACAAAGATCCTTGAGTTCATCAAACTGGCATCCGACTATGAAGCGGAGATGATCCTCGATGAACTGACCCTCTATCTCAAAGAGCTCCTGCTTACAGGCAGCGGCAAACTCAATCCGATGATCATCGAACGTTTTTTCCGTGTCATTGCAGAGTCAAAAAGCCTGCTGGCACTGGGAAGCGATGGAGAATTCGTACTCTCACTCGCACTCTTTAAAATGATGGAAGCCCTGGAAATCAAAGATATCGATACGATGATCAGGGGCCTTGAAAAAGAGCTCAAAGGTGTTGAAGTAAGCGAGATCATGGTCTCCACACCTGTCCCGGACCTCTCCACTCCTGCAGAGGTCATCACCATTACAGAAGAGGATATCCTACCTCCCAAAGAGACAGAAAGTATTCAGCATTCAGCGTTCAGCGTTCAGAAGGAAGAGGAAGTACCTGAAACAACTGCACCTTCGACAGAGAGTATTCAGGAAGAAGCGAAGGAAAATAGTTCTTCTGCCAAAGACCATAGTGAAGATTCCACACGTAGGGTCGTTTCACCGACCAAGGAAGAGACAGTACAAAATGAGACTCAAAGAATCATTGAAAATACAGTAGCACAATCCACGCAACAACCGACACAAGAAGCAGTATCTTCATCAACTCGGGAATCAGTTGCCTCCTCTCCTCTCAACGCTGACAAGTTCAGAGAACTTGTCAAGAAGGTCTATGACCGCGATTATGACCTGGGAAGCTGTTTCGAACGCAATATCGAGTTCGAAAGCTTTACAGACAACAAACTGACATGGCACTCTACCGCTGAGGAAGAGGACAAAAAGATGCTCATTCAGAATTGGGGTCTCATCAATATGTTCGTCAAAGACCTTTTCGGATATGAGACGAAAATAGTCAACATTGCCAAAAAAAAAACTGATGCTCCAATACCTTCGACAGGCTCAGCAACCGTAGATCCCGCATCTTCTGCCCCTCGCTCTTCGGTCCCTGAGCCTGCCGAAGGGGTCGAAGGGAGAGAAAGGGTAGAAGAGATAAAAGCCGTCCACAATGACACCGACTCAGGCTCCATGATAGAAGATATCGAAATGAAAAGTTCCTGTATCGCTCCCGAAGCAGGGGAAACCGAAGCTGCCAAAGAGAAAGACCCTTCAACCCTTCTGGAAGAACCTATGGTCAAAGCGGCGATGGAATTGCTGAACCCAAAAAAAGTGCGTATTAAACGAAATACCTGA
- a CDS encoding TIGR00282 family metallophosphoesterase: MKIGFIGDVVGKPGRLMIKRHLKRLQQEHFIDFTIANYENASHGFGLTQKNCDELLGYGIDMMSGGNHSFDKKEILTLFESYPLIRPVNYPKETPGEGLFRTILLGEELAVINLMGHYTMPMVDNPFTMIEGIVDGLREEGVKHIVIDMHAEATSEKHALLHMLKEKVSAILGTHTHVATDDLQVTEGCCYVTDVGLTGCRDGVIGMDPEVPIKRFLTGLGGHFDVPDSCKAIFQMVVFELDENGRCMTAEKIKIHDDKPKIVTSAWIEM; the protein is encoded by the coding sequence TTGAAAATAGGATTCATTGGGGATGTGGTCGGTAAGCCGGGGCGTTTGATGATCAAGCGTCATTTGAAGCGCCTGCAGCAGGAACATTTCATCGACTTTACCATTGCCAATTATGAGAATGCATCGCATGGGTTTGGGCTGACGCAGAAGAACTGTGACGAGCTTCTTGGTTATGGTATTGACATGATGTCCGGCGGGAACCACAGTTTCGATAAGAAAGAGATCCTGACACTTTTTGAGAGCTATCCGCTTATCCGTCCTGTGAATTACCCCAAAGAGACACCCGGTGAAGGGTTGTTTCGAACAATACTTCTTGGAGAGGAACTTGCTGTTATCAATCTCATGGGCCACTACACCATGCCGATGGTAGACAATCCTTTTACGATGATAGAGGGTATTGTTGACGGACTCAGAGAAGAGGGTGTCAAACATATTGTTATCGATATGCATGCGGAAGCAACGAGTGAAAAACATGCCCTGCTGCATATGCTCAAAGAGAAAGTTTCTGCCATATTGGGGACACATACCCATGTGGCAACGGATGATCTACAGGTGACGGAAGGGTGCTGTTATGTGACAGATGTCGGCCTGACCGGCTGCAGGGACGGTGTGATAGGTATGGATCCGGAAGTACCCATCAAACGTTTCTTAACAGGACTTGGCGGACATTTCGATGTGCCTGACAGCTGTAAGGCGATCTTTCAGATGGTGGTATTTGAACTCGATGAGAATGGCAGGTGCATGACTGCAGAGAAAATCAAGATCCATGATGATAAACCGAAGATCGTTACTTCCGCATGGATAGAAATGTAG
- a CDS encoding beta-ketoacyl-ACP synthase III, with translation MSQTKPVYASFRSIGAYVPSRILSNEDLEKMVDTTDEWIVKRTGIKERHIAAEDEYTSDMGAKAAELAIERAGIAKEDIDLVLCATVTPDYFNMPSTACIISDKLGIRNVQAFDISAACSGFVYLLSLAKAFIESGMKKNVLVIGAEKFSSIVDYTDRSTCILFGDGAGSAVISATDNKEEGFIDVHASADGSYADFLVTPAPGAIHPVSEKVIEEGLNFVQMKGNETFKLAVKTLTKDVKEILAKNEINSEDIPHFIPHQANYRIIKAVGDALKMREEQVVLTVHKYGNTSAASIPMAINDIWESGRLKQGELMLLDTFGGGLTWASALLPFAGKSAD, from the coding sequence ATGTCACAAACAAAACCAGTCTACGCATCCTTCCGCTCTATCGGTGCCTATGTCCCCTCAAGAATTTTAAGCAATGAAGATCTTGAAAAAATGGTGGACACTACCGATGAGTGGATCGTTAAACGTACGGGTATCAAAGAACGCCATATTGCAGCGGAGGATGAGTATACCAGTGACATGGGTGCCAAAGCGGCGGAACTTGCTATCGAGCGTGCAGGTATAGCAAAAGAAGATATCGATCTTGTCCTTTGTGCGACCGTGACCCCGGACTACTTCAATATGCCTTCGACCGCCTGTATCATCTCCGACAAACTGGGTATCAGGAATGTACAGGCGTTCGACATCTCTGCGGCATGCAGCGGGTTCGTCTATCTGCTCTCTCTGGCAAAAGCCTTTATTGAATCGGGTATGAAAAAGAATGTACTGGTCATTGGTGCTGAAAAGTTCTCTTCGATTGTGGATTATACGGACAGAAGTACCTGTATTCTGTTCGGTGACGGTGCGGGTTCTGCCGTGATCTCGGCAACGGACAATAAAGAGGAGGGATTCATCGATGTACATGCCAGTGCGGATGGATCGTATGCAGACTTCCTTGTCACGCCGGCACCGGGTGCCATTCATCCTGTCAGTGAAAAGGTGATCGAAGAGGGGCTCAACTTTGTACAGATGAAAGGGAATGAAACCTTCAAACTGGCAGTGAAGACCCTGACCAAAGATGTCAAAGAGATCCTTGCCAAAAATGAGATCAATTCTGAAGATATTCCCCACTTTATCCCCCATCAGGCGAACTACCGTATCATCAAAGCGGTAGGCGATGCCTTGAAAATGCGTGAAGAGCAGGTGGTCCTGACCGTACACAAGTACGGGAATACGTCAGCAGCGTCCATTCCGATGGCGATCAATGATATCTGGGAGTCGGGAAGACTGAAGCAGGGGGAGCTGATGTTGCTTGATACCTTTGGCGGTGGCTTGACCTGGGCAAGTGCCTTGCTTCCGTTTGCAGGGAAGAGTGCTGATTAA
- the plsX gene encoding phosphate acyltransferase PlsX, producing MIKIAIDAMGGDYGPEPIIEGVVQALEEKTFLPILVGDKEEILSLLPQYYIDKVEIVESSDVIEMSDQATNALKRKDSSIYKAVELVRNKEADAVLSAGHSGATMTLATLRIGRLPHISKPALATLMPSLGNNKTLVLDVGAVTDCTPQNLYEFGAMGEAYVEKILNVKNPRVGLLSNGSEESKGNALTKEAFKLLKDLKGFVGNVEGKDIFNGNVDVVVCDGFTGNILLKTSEGVVTTVFALMKQYIRKSLPAKIGALMMRKKVFANMKRQVDKDEYGGAPLLGVNGCAIVSHGASNAKAIKNAVFQAILYTQSDVNSQIEELLGGQK from the coding sequence ATGATCAAAATTGCAATTGATGCAATGGGTGGGGACTACGGTCCCGAACCTATTATCGAAGGTGTTGTTCAGGCACTGGAAGAGAAAACATTCCTCCCTATACTCGTAGGCGACAAAGAAGAGATCCTCTCACTACTTCCCCAATACTATATCGACAAAGTGGAGATCGTAGAGTCTTCAGATGTGATAGAGATGAGCGATCAGGCAACCAATGCCCTGAAACGCAAAGACTCCTCCATTTACAAAGCAGTCGAACTGGTGCGTAACAAAGAGGCAGATGCTGTACTCTCTGCCGGACACAGCGGTGCGACAATGACGCTTGCCACACTTCGTATAGGACGTCTTCCGCATATCTCCAAACCTGCATTGGCGACCCTGATGCCGAGTCTGGGAAACAACAAGACACTTGTGCTGGACGTGGGTGCAGTGACAGACTGTACACCGCAGAACCTCTATGAGTTCGGTGCTATGGGTGAAGCGTATGTCGAGAAGATTCTCAATGTGAAAAACCCCCGTGTGGGGCTTCTCTCCAACGGTTCGGAAGAGAGCAAGGGGAATGCATTGACCAAAGAGGCATTCAAGCTTCTCAAGGACCTTAAAGGGTTCGTAGGGAACGTTGAAGGAAAAGATATCTTCAACGGAAATGTGGATGTCGTTGTCTGTGACGGTTTTACAGGAAATATTCTCCTGAAGACAAGTGAAGGGGTCGTCACGACCGTATTTGCCTTGATGAAACAGTATATCCGCAAGTCCCTTCCTGCCAAGATCGGGGCGTTGATGATGCGTAAAAAAGTCTTTGCCAATATGAAACGCCAGGTGGACAAAGATGAGTATGGCGGCGCACCGCTGCTCGGTGTGAACGGATGTGCCATCGTCTCTCATGGTGCCTCCAACGCCAAAGCGATCAAAAATGCGGTCTTCCAGGCGATCCTTTATACACAATCGGATGTGAACTCGCAGATCGAAGAACTGCTTGGCGGTCAAAAATAA
- the rpmF gene encoding 50S ribosomal protein L32, with protein sequence MAVPKRRVSHTRAAKRRTHYKLTLPMPVKDADGTWRMPHHMNMTTGEYKTTKA encoded by the coding sequence ATGGCAGTACCTAAGAGACGCGTGAGTCATACAAGAGCAGCAAAAAGAAGAACACACTACAAGTTGACACTTCCAATGCCGGTTAAAGATGCAGACGGAACATGGAGAATGCCTCACCACATGAACATGACTACCGGTGAGTACAAAACAACCAAAGCATAA
- a CDS encoding YceD family protein: protein MKIVFDKVGSTAKPFELEVQGMKMAGTLQKSGYHRVRLDAKVSGEMELDCDRCGVTYTAPSEYALKLTLSDMVSEDKDDLDIIEFLDGVIDLTYILESEINALQGTYHYCSECDDSDADFEREY, encoded by the coding sequence TTGAAAATAGTTTTTGACAAGGTCGGTTCTACAGCCAAGCCCTTTGAACTTGAGGTTCAGGGGATGAAAATGGCGGGAACTTTACAGAAAAGCGGTTATCATCGTGTACGTCTGGATGCAAAAGTGTCCGGTGAGATGGAACTTGACTGCGACAGATGCGGTGTGACATACACTGCCCCGTCCGAGTACGCACTCAAGCTTACACTGAGCGATATGGTCTCAGAAGATAAAGATGATTTGGATATAATTGAGTTTTTAGATGGCGTAATAGACCTTACGTACATCCTCGAAAGCGAAATCAATGCTCTCCAGGGTACCTACCATTACTGCAGCGAATGTGATGACAGTGATGCGGACTTTGAGAGAGAATATTAA